In the genome of Streptomyces sp. NBC_00190, one region contains:
- a CDS encoding HAD family hydrolase has protein sequence MVGAYARGVENQPLQHSSPRTAAFFDLDKTVIAKSSTLTFSKSFYRGGLINRRAVLRTAYTQFIFLAGGADHDQMERMREYLSALCKGWNVQQVREIVAEALHDLIDPIIYDEAASLIEAHHTAGRDVVIVSTSGAEVVEPIGEMLGADRVVATRMVVGEDGCFTGEIEYYAYGPTKAEAVRELAESEGYDLARCYAYSDSATDIPMLEAVGHPHAVNPDRALRKEALAREWPVLVFNRPVRLKQRLPGLSMPARPALVAAAAVGAAAVTAGLVWYASRRRNRALAAAASA, from the coding sequence ATGGTGGGCGCATATGCTCGGGGCGTGGAAAATCAGCCCTTGCAGCACTCCTCGCCTCGCACCGCAGCCTTCTTCGACCTGGACAAGACGGTCATTGCGAAGTCGAGCACCCTGACGTTCAGCAAGTCCTTCTACCGGGGCGGCCTGATCAACCGGCGCGCCGTGCTGCGCACCGCGTACACGCAGTTCATCTTCCTGGCCGGCGGCGCCGACCACGACCAGATGGAACGGATGCGCGAGTACCTCTCCGCCCTCTGCAAGGGGTGGAACGTGCAGCAGGTGCGGGAGATCGTCGCGGAAGCCCTGCACGACCTCATCGACCCGATCATCTACGACGAGGCCGCGTCCCTCATCGAGGCCCATCACACCGCCGGCCGCGACGTGGTGATCGTGTCGACCTCCGGCGCGGAAGTGGTCGAGCCGATCGGCGAGATGCTCGGCGCCGACCGGGTCGTCGCCACGCGCATGGTCGTGGGCGAGGACGGCTGCTTCACCGGCGAGATCGAGTACTACGCCTACGGACCCACGAAGGCGGAAGCCGTCCGCGAGCTCGCGGAGTCCGAGGGGTACGACCTCGCCCGCTGCTACGCCTACAGCGACTCGGCCACCGACATCCCGATGCTGGAGGCCGTCGGGCACCCGCACGCCGTCAATCCCGACCGGGCCCTGCGCAAGGAGGCCTTGGCGCGGGAGTGGCCGGTGCTCGTGTTCAACCGCCCGGTGCGGCTGAAGCAGCGGCTGCCCGGACTGTCGATGCCCGCGCGGCCGGCGCTGGTCGCCGCCGCGGCCGTGGGCGCGGCCGCCGTCACCGCCGGGCTGGTCTGGTACGCGAGCCGGCGCCGCAACCGCGCACTGGCCGCCGCCGCGTCCGCCTGA
- the ssd gene encoding septum site-determining protein Ssd, translating into MVGGAGSAVVGAVVGGRPLIITEDPLLLDDLLRLCAAAGAEPHVHHEVPEPGGAGGPGGSVGWESAPLVLVGDDAARRVRGAPRRDGVFLVGRDLDDPVVWQRAVEIGAEEVLRLPDAESRLVDRIADVVEGAGRPALAIGVIGGSGGAGASTLACALAVRAARTGERTILIDGDPLGGGMDVLLGGEGAEGLRWPDFAGSRGRVGAGALEESLPELHDLRVLSWDRGDRVVVPPAAMRSVVSAARRRGGVVVVDLPRRVDEAVAEALAQLDLVLMVVPGELRAVAAAGRVAAGVRMVARDVRVVVRGRCPGGLDPEAVAALLGVPLAGEVPVEVGLPGRVAEGEAPGAQGRGALSRFCDGFWQRALGSAQGVPA; encoded by the coding sequence GTGGTGGGCGGGGCCGGGAGCGCTGTCGTGGGTGCGGTCGTCGGCGGGCGTCCGCTGATCATCACCGAGGATCCCCTGCTGCTCGACGATCTGCTGCGGCTGTGCGCCGCCGCGGGTGCCGAGCCGCACGTGCACCACGAGGTGCCGGAGCCGGGCGGGGCGGGCGGGCCTGGCGGGAGCGTCGGATGGGAGTCCGCGCCCCTGGTGCTGGTCGGGGACGACGCGGCCAGGCGGGTGCGCGGGGCGCCGCGCAGGGATGGCGTGTTCCTCGTCGGCCGGGACCTGGACGACCCCGTCGTGTGGCAGCGGGCGGTGGAGATCGGCGCCGAGGAGGTGCTGAGGCTCCCGGACGCCGAGAGCCGTCTCGTCGACCGCATCGCCGATGTGGTGGAAGGAGCCGGGCGGCCCGCGCTCGCCATCGGGGTGATCGGCGGCAGCGGCGGGGCCGGGGCCTCCACCCTCGCCTGCGCGCTCGCCGTCCGCGCCGCGCGCACCGGGGAGCGGACGATCCTCATCGACGGAGACCCGCTCGGAGGGGGCATGGACGTCCTGCTCGGAGGCGAGGGCGCGGAAGGGCTGCGCTGGCCCGACTTCGCGGGCTCGCGTGGACGGGTGGGCGCCGGAGCCCTGGAGGAGTCCCTGCCCGAACTGCACGACCTGCGGGTGCTCAGCTGGGACCGCGGGGACCGGGTGGTGGTACCGCCCGCCGCGATGCGGTCGGTGGTGTCGGCCGCGCGCCGCCGGGGCGGGGTCGTCGTGGTCGACCTCCCGCGGAGGGTCGACGAAGCCGTGGCGGAGGCACTGGCCCAGCTCGACCTGGTGCTGATGGTGGTGCCGGGCGAGCTGCGGGCGGTGGCGGCCGCGGGCCGGGTCGCGGCCGGGGTGCGGATGGTGGCCCGGGACGTACGCGTCGTCGTACGGGGCCGCTGCCCGGGCGGTCTCGACCCGGAGGCGGTGGCCGCACTGCTGGGGGTGCCGCTGGCCGGTGAGGTGCCGGTCGAAGTGGGACTTCCCGGGCGCGTGGCCGAGGGGGAGGCGCCGGGGGCGCAGGGGCGGGGCGCGCTGTCCCGCTTCTGCGACGGCTTCTGGCAGCGGGCGCTCGGCTCCGCCCAGGGGGTGCCGGCATGA
- a CDS encoding TadA family conjugal transfer-associated ATPase — protein MSTLLLDAVRRQLAESGAEPTPARVAAALRSQGRLLGDAEVLGVAAELRSELVGAGPLEPLLADPEVTDVLVAAPDRVWVDRGGGLELTGVTFTDQGAVRRLAQRLAAVAGRRLDDARPWVDARMPDGTRLHAVLPPVAVGSACLSLRVVRPRAFTLEELVAAGTLPPGGHRLLREMIEARLSFLVSGGTGTGKTTLLSALLGLVGPGERIVLAEDSAELRPDHPHVVRLETRPANQEGAGLVTLADLVRQALRMRPDRLVVGEVRGAEVADLLAALNTGHEGGCGTVHANAAAHVPARLEALGTAAGLDRAALHSQLAAALTLVVHLVRDREGRRRVAEVHVLERDAAGLVVTVPALRWAAQGFVRERGWERLRPMLRGAR, from the coding sequence ATGAGCACGTTGCTTCTGGACGCGGTGCGCCGTCAGCTCGCCGAGAGCGGGGCGGAACCGACCCCGGCGCGGGTCGCGGCGGCCCTGCGGTCCCAGGGCCGGCTGCTGGGCGACGCGGAAGTGCTCGGCGTCGCCGCCGAGTTACGGTCCGAGCTGGTCGGTGCGGGCCCCTTGGAACCCCTGCTCGCCGACCCGGAGGTCACCGATGTACTGGTGGCGGCCCCGGACCGGGTGTGGGTGGACCGGGGCGGAGGGCTGGAGCTGACGGGGGTGACCTTCACTGACCAGGGGGCCGTGCGCCGGCTCGCCCAGCGGCTGGCCGCCGTCGCGGGGCGCCGGCTGGACGACGCCCGGCCCTGGGTGGACGCCCGGATGCCCGACGGTACCCGGCTGCACGCGGTGCTGCCGCCGGTGGCGGTCGGGTCGGCCTGCCTCTCCTTGCGGGTGGTGCGGCCGCGGGCGTTCACGCTGGAGGAACTGGTCGCGGCGGGGACGCTGCCGCCCGGCGGGCACCGGCTGCTGCGGGAGATGATCGAGGCCAGGCTGTCCTTCCTCGTCTCCGGCGGCACCGGAACCGGTAAGACCACTTTGCTCAGCGCCCTGTTGGGGCTGGTCGGCCCCGGTGAGCGGATCGTACTGGCCGAGGATTCGGCCGAGCTGCGCCCCGACCATCCGCATGTGGTGCGGCTCGAAACCAGGCCCGCCAACCAGGAGGGCGCGGGCCTGGTCACGCTGGCGGACCTCGTCCGCCAGGCGCTGCGGATGCGGCCCGACCGCCTGGTCGTCGGTGAGGTCCGGGGAGCGGAGGTCGCAGACCTGCTCGCTGCTCTGAACACTGGTCACGAAGGGGGCTGTGGCACGGTCCATGCCAATGCCGCCGCCCATGTCCCGGCCCGGCTGGAGGCCCTGGGGACGGCAGCCGGGCTCGACCGGGCCGCCCTGCACAGCCAGTTGGCGGCCGCGCTGACGCTGGTGGTGCACCTGGTGCGGGACCGGGAAGGGCGGCGCCGGGTGGCCGAGGTGCACGTGCTGGAGCGGGACGCCGCAGGTCTGGTGGTCACCGTGCCGGCGCTGCGCTGGGCCGCGCAGGGCTTCGTGCGGGAGCGGGGCTGGGAGCGGCTGCGCCCGATGCTGCGGGGTGCCCGGTGA
- a CDS encoding type II secretion system F family protein, with protein sequence MSAVAALPVPVFAGVLCAGAAAWGLTGGDRVFRRARAVVSARGAPEAPRAPVRPDRLLAAVRVRAGRRREWGCLAAGLAVAVLGTSVIPLLAGAAAVPLVRRWLRTRARERARVARAAEVVALCGAAVGELRAGAQSGQALTAAIRRTAPLPGGPGAMEAGVLAAAAFGGDVPGALRQAAREPGAEGLAGMAACWRVSVDGGAGLAAGLDRLEGALRAERDQQESLRAQLAGARSTTVVLALLPLVGLLIGTGLGADPLRVLLHTPMGWGCLVAGGVLEALGLLWCRRIVRTGER encoded by the coding sequence GTGAGCGCCGTGGCGGCGCTGCCGGTGCCGGTGTTCGCGGGTGTGCTGTGCGCCGGGGCGGCCGCCTGGGGCCTGACCGGCGGCGACCGGGTGTTCCGCAGGGCCCGGGCGGTGGTGTCGGCCCGGGGCGCTCCGGAGGCGCCGCGCGCGCCGGTGCGCCCGGATCGGCTGCTTGCGGCCGTGCGGGTGCGGGCGGGGCGGCGGCGGGAGTGGGGCTGCCTCGCCGCCGGGCTGGCGGTCGCCGTGCTCGGCACATCGGTGATCCCCCTGCTGGCCGGGGCGGCCGCGGTGCCGCTGGTGCGGCGGTGGCTGCGGACACGGGCGCGGGAGCGGGCCAGGGTGGCGCGGGCGGCCGAGGTGGTGGCTCTGTGCGGTGCGGCGGTGGGGGAGTTGCGGGCGGGAGCGCAGTCCGGTCAGGCCCTGACCGCGGCGATACGGCGGACGGCGCCCCTCCCCGGCGGTCCGGGCGCCATGGAGGCGGGTGTGCTGGCCGCCGCGGCGTTCGGCGGGGACGTGCCCGGGGCGCTGCGCCAGGCGGCGCGGGAGCCCGGCGCGGAAGGGCTGGCCGGGATGGCCGCCTGCTGGCGGGTGTCGGTGGACGGCGGTGCGGGCCTGGCCGCCGGGCTGGACCGGCTGGAAGGGGCTCTGCGGGCCGAGAGGGACCAGCAGGAGTCGCTGAGGGCCCAGTTGGCGGGGGCGCGGTCCACGACGGTGGTGCTGGCCCTGCTGCCCTTGGTGGGCCTCTTGATCGGCACCGGGCTGGGAGCGGATCCGCTGCGGGTGCTGCTGCACACCCCGATGGGGTGGGGCTGTCTGGTCGCGGGCGGGGTGCTGGAGGCGCTGGGGCTGCTCTGGTGCCGGCGGATCGTACGGACGGGGGAGCGGTGA
- a CDS encoding type II secretion system F family protein, with protein MGGFVIHRLGIALCLAVAALSVVSVVSARLRARRARSRLGALLGVRPGPRGPVPGARLRRVVAAWGGPAGALLAGWVLIGGVAGVAVGVVAALGARRWQGRARPAAGVDLREAERQLPFAADLLAACLAAGAGPVEAAEVVGESLGGPVGERLARAGAELRLGGEPGAAWGRLAEIPGARALAECLERAARTGAPAAEPVSRLASALREDRTRQAGARAQRAAVLVTAPVGLCFLPAFLAIGVAPVVIGMASALLTNT; from the coding sequence ATGGGCGGCTTCGTGATCCACAGGCTGGGGATCGCGCTGTGTCTGGCGGTGGCTGCACTGTCGGTGGTGTCGGTGGTGTCGGCGCGGCTCCGGGCGCGGCGGGCCCGGAGCAGGCTCGGGGCCCTGCTGGGCGTGCGACCGGGCCCGAGGGGACCGGTACCGGGTGCGCGGCTGCGCCGTGTGGTGGCCGCCTGGGGCGGGCCGGCCGGGGCGCTGCTGGCGGGCTGGGTGCTCATCGGCGGGGTGGCCGGTGTGGCCGTCGGCGTCGTGGCTGCGCTCGGGGCGCGGCGGTGGCAGGGCAGGGCGCGGCCTGCGGCCGGGGTGGACCTGCGGGAGGCGGAGCGTCAGCTGCCGTTCGCGGCCGACCTGTTGGCCGCCTGCCTGGCGGCCGGGGCCGGTCCGGTGGAGGCCGCCGAGGTGGTGGGTGAGTCGCTGGGCGGCCCGGTGGGCGAGCGGCTGGCGCGGGCCGGGGCTGAGCTGCGGCTCGGCGGCGAACCCGGCGCGGCGTGGGGGAGGTTGGCGGAGATACCGGGCGCCCGGGCCCTCGCGGAGTGCCTGGAGCGGGCCGCTCGGACGGGCGCTCCCGCGGCGGAACCCGTCTCCCGGCTCGCGTCGGCCCTCCGGGAGGACCGGACCCGGCAGGCGGGTGCCAGGGCGCAGCGGGCGGCAGTGCTCGTCACCGCGCCGGTGGGGCTGTGTTTTCTCCCCGCTTTTCTCGCGATCGGGGTGGCACCGGTGGTGATCGGAATGGCCTCGGCTCTCCTCACCAACACCTGA
- a CDS encoding DUF4244 domain-containing protein produces the protein MRIIWFRVRTALRGRGSDAGMSTSEYAMGTIAACAFAAVLYKVVTSEVVATALQSTIGKALDVPF, from the coding sequence ATGAGGATCATCTGGTTTCGTGTGCGGACGGCACTGCGAGGTCGCGGGAGCGACGCGGGGATGTCCACCTCGGAATACGCCATGGGCACGATCGCGGCCTGTGCGTTCGCGGCTGTTCTGTACAAGGTGGTGACGAGCGAAGTGGTCGCCACCGCCCTTCAGTCGACCATCGGGAAGGCGCTCGATGTGCCGTTCTGA
- a CDS encoding TadE family type IV pilus minor pilin gives MGDRGYVTAEAALVIPALVLFAALLVWALMAAAAQIRCVDAARAGARAAARSEPAEVAVAAARAAAPSGARVELEREGDLWRVRVAAPAPGPGGLPVRLGARAVALAEDSVGPPP, from the coding sequence ATGGGCGACCGGGGATATGTGACGGCGGAGGCCGCCCTGGTGATCCCGGCGCTGGTGCTCTTCGCGGCGCTGCTGGTGTGGGCGCTGATGGCGGCCGCCGCCCAGATCCGGTGTGTGGACGCGGCCCGGGCCGGCGCCCGGGCGGCGGCCCGGTCGGAGCCCGCCGAAGTGGCGGTGGCGGCGGCCCGGGCGGCCGCGCCGTCGGGGGCGCGGGTGGAGCTGGAGCGCGAGGGGGATCTGTGGCGGGTGCGGGTGGCGGCCCCGGCGCCGGGGCCGGGCGGACTGCCGGTGCGGCTCGGGGCGCGGGCGGTGGCGTTGGCGGAGGACAGCGTGGGGCCGCCGCCGTGA
- a CDS encoding Rv3654c family TadE-like protein, translated as MFGGVLLLGQAVVARHRAAAAADLAALAAAATWAHGPETACATARRVARAQGASLGACTLRGEVAEVTARPATGPFAPTITARAGPPAEAIGVGGRGGAADSGPSRKPSGPGPGSGPGPGPGEGRAGPATAVGPAGPVEPRTGGG; from the coding sequence GTGTTCGGCGGTGTGCTGCTGCTCGGGCAGGCGGTCGTGGCCCGGCACCGGGCGGCGGCGGCCGCGGACCTGGCGGCGCTCGCGGCGGCGGCCACCTGGGCCCACGGACCGGAGACCGCCTGCGCCACGGCTCGCCGGGTCGCCCGGGCGCAGGGCGCGTCCCTGGGTGCCTGCACCCTCCGGGGCGAGGTGGCCGAGGTGACGGCCCGCCCCGCCACGGGACCCTTCGCCCCGACGATCACGGCCCGCGCGGGCCCTCCGGCCGAGGCCATCGGGGTCGGCGGTCGCGGGGGCGCGGCGGACTCCGGCCCGTCCCGGAAACCGTCTGGACCCGGTCCTGGTTCAGGTCCAGGCCCGGGTCCCGGGGAGGGGAGAGCCGGGCCGGCTACGGCGGTGGGGCCTGCTGGGCCTGTGGAGCCTCGGACAGGAGGCGGGTGA
- a CDS encoding DEAD/DEAH box helicase, whose translation MAFNHLPAGAHDALGPLSRTPVTHSVPMANTHRPGRPTPPADVRTTPGTVLDRLSRGPSRAARITHTEHLPPREGRHAVWPDRIRTNVVAAIQAAGIDHPWEHQASAAEHALDGESVVVATGTASGKSLAYLAPVLSALADGAEAPNGRGATALYLAPTKALAADQRRAVRELAAPLGNAIRPAVYDGDTPVEEREWVRQYANYVLTNPDMLHRGILPAHPRWSSFLRALRYVVIDECHTYRGVFGSHVAQVLRRLRRLCARYGSDPVFLLASATASDPAKAASRLTGVRVIEITDDASPRGEVVFALWEPPLLTELRGEKGAPVRRTATAETADLLTDLVVQGVRTVAFVRSRRGAELISVIARERLAEVDRSLVRRVAAYRGGYLPEERRALERALHSGELLGLAATTALELGVDVSGLDAVLITGYPGTRASLWQQAGRAGRSGQGALAVLIARDDPLDTYLVHHPEALFRQPVEATVLDPDNPYVLAPHLCAAAAELPLTEADLELFGPATHELIPQLEAAKLLRRRATAWHWTRRERASDLTDIRGGGGRPVQIVEASTGRLLGTVDESAAHTAVHEGAVHLHQGRTYLVKRLDLEDAAALVEEADPPFSTTARDTTSISVLETESEIPWGKARLCYGSVEVTNQVVSYLRRKLITGEVLGEAKLDLPPRTLRTRAVWWTVTEDQLDEARINPEILGGALHAAEHASIGLLPLFATCDRWDIGGVSVPLHPDTRLPTVFVYDGHPGGAGFSERAFHTARAWLTATRDAIAACECEAGCPSCIQSPKCGNGNDPLHKRGAIRLLTRLLSEAPQAQQAPPP comes from the coding sequence ATGGCATTCAATCACTTACCGGCAGGCGCGCACGACGCCTTGGGACCATTGTCCCGCACGCCAGTGACACACTCGGTTCCAATGGCCAATACTCACCGCCCCGGTCGGCCCACGCCACCCGCGGACGTTCGAACCACCCCCGGAACGGTCCTGGACCGGCTGTCACGGGGGCCTTCCCGGGCTGCGCGCATCACCCATACGGAGCACTTGCCCCCTCGGGAGGGTCGTCATGCGGTCTGGCCCGACCGCATCCGAACGAATGTCGTAGCCGCAATTCAGGCCGCCGGGATCGACCATCCGTGGGAACACCAGGCCTCGGCCGCCGAGCACGCCCTGGACGGCGAATCCGTGGTCGTCGCCACCGGTACCGCCTCGGGCAAGTCGCTGGCCTACCTGGCCCCGGTGCTCTCCGCCCTCGCGGACGGCGCCGAGGCCCCGAACGGACGCGGCGCGACCGCCCTGTACCTGGCCCCCACCAAGGCCCTGGCGGCCGATCAGCGCCGCGCCGTACGGGAACTGGCCGCCCCGCTGGGCAACGCGATCCGGCCCGCCGTCTACGACGGCGACACGCCGGTAGAAGAACGCGAATGGGTGCGCCAGTACGCCAATTACGTCCTCACCAACCCCGACATGCTGCACCGCGGCATCCTCCCGGCCCACCCGCGCTGGTCCTCCTTCCTGCGGGCCCTGCGCTACGTCGTGATCGACGAGTGCCACACCTACCGCGGGGTCTTCGGCTCCCACGTGGCCCAGGTACTGCGCCGGCTGCGGCGGCTGTGCGCCCGCTACGGCTCCGACCCGGTGTTCCTGCTGGCCTCCGCCACCGCCAGCGACCCGGCGAAAGCGGCGTCCCGGCTGACCGGGGTCCGCGTCATCGAGATCACCGACGACGCCTCCCCGCGCGGCGAGGTGGTCTTCGCCCTCTGGGAACCGCCGCTCCTCACCGAGCTGCGGGGCGAAAAGGGCGCGCCCGTCCGCCGTACGGCCACGGCCGAGACCGCCGACCTGCTGACGGACCTTGTCGTGCAGGGGGTCCGCACGGTGGCCTTCGTCCGCTCCCGGCGCGGCGCCGAGCTGATCTCCGTGATCGCCCGGGAGCGGCTCGCGGAGGTGGACCGCTCGCTGGTGCGGCGGGTTGCCGCCTACCGTGGCGGATACCTGCCCGAGGAGCGCCGGGCCCTGGAGCGGGCCCTGCACTCCGGCGAGCTGCTGGGCCTGGCCGCCACGACCGCCCTCGAGCTGGGCGTGGACGTCTCCGGCCTGGACGCGGTCCTGATCACCGGCTACCCGGGCACCCGGGCCTCCCTGTGGCAGCAGGCGGGCCGGGCCGGGCGCTCGGGCCAGGGCGCCCTGGCCGTGCTGATCGCCCGCGACGACCCGCTCGACACCTACCTCGTCCACCATCCCGAGGCGCTGTTCCGCCAGCCGGTGGAAGCCACCGTCCTGGACCCGGACAACCCGTACGTCCTGGCCCCCCACCTGTGCGCGGCGGCGGCGGAGCTGCCGCTGACCGAGGCCGACCTGGAGCTCTTCGGCCCGGCCACCCACGAGCTCATCCCCCAGCTGGAGGCGGCGAAGCTGCTCCGGCGGCGGGCCACGGCCTGGCACTGGACCCGCCGGGAACGGGCCTCGGACCTGACCGACATCCGGGGCGGCGGCGGCCGCCCGGTGCAGATCGTCGAGGCCTCGACCGGCCGGCTGCTGGGCACGGTCGACGAGTCGGCCGCCCACACCGCCGTCCACGAGGGGGCCGTCCACCTGCACCAGGGCCGCACGTACCTCGTGAAGCGGCTGGATCTGGAGGATGCCGCCGCCCTCGTCGAGGAGGCCGATCCGCCCTTCTCCACCACCGCCCGCGACACCACCTCCATCTCGGTCCTGGAGACCGAGTCCGAGATCCCGTGGGGCAAGGCCCGGCTCTGCTACGGCTCGGTCGAGGTCACCAACCAGGTCGTCTCCTATCTGCGGCGCAAACTGATCACCGGCGAGGTGCTGGGCGAGGCCAAGCTGGACCTGCCGCCCCGCACCCTGCGCACCCGGGCCGTGTGGTGGACGGTCACCGAGGACCAGCTCGACGAGGCCCGGATCAACCCGGAGATCCTCGGCGGCGCCCTGCACGCCGCCGAGCACGCCTCCATCGGTCTGCTCCCGCTGTTCGCCACCTGCGACCGCTGGGACATCGGCGGCGTCTCGGTGCCGCTGCATCCCGACACCCGCCTCCCGACGGTCTTCGTCTACGACGGCCACCCCGGCGGCGCCGGATTCTCGGAGCGGGCCTTCCACACGGCCCGCGCCTGGCTGACGGCGACCCGCGACGCGATCGCGGCCTGCGAGTGCGAGGCCGGCTGCCCTTCCTGCATCCAGTCCCCGAAGTGCGGCAACGGCAACGATCCCCTCCACAAGCGCGGCGCCATCCGCCTCCTCACCCGCCTCCTGTCCGAGGCTCCACAGGCCCAGCAGGCCCCACCGCCGTAG
- the bldG gene encoding anti-sigma factor antagonist BldG — protein sequence MDLSLSTRTVGDRTVVEVGGEIDVYTAPKLREQLVELVNDGSYHLVVDMERVDFLDSTGLGVLVGGLKRVRAHEGSLRLVCNQERILKIFRITGLTKVFPIHTTVEDAVAATD from the coding sequence GTGGACCTGTCCCTGTCGACTCGCACTGTCGGCGACCGTACGGTCGTAGAGGTCGGTGGCGAGATTGATGTGTATACCGCGCCCAAGCTGCGCGAGCAGTTGGTCGAGTTGGTGAACGACGGCAGCTACCACCTGGTTGTCGACATGGAGCGAGTGGACTTCCTCGACTCCACCGGGCTTGGTGTGCTCGTGGGAGGCCTCAAGCGCGTCCGCGCGCACGAGGGTTCGCTGCGTCTGGTGTGCAACCAGGAGCGCATCCTGAAGATCTTCCGCATCACCGGTCTGACCAAGGTTTTCCCGATCCACACCACGGTGGAAGACGCCGTCGCCGCCACCGACTGA
- a CDS encoding ATP-binding protein yields the protein MATVELRFSAQPEHVRTARLVAAAVARRAGVEEAVLDEVRLAVGEACSRAVGLHRSIGLTAPVRVVLTEEEKVFSIEVGDGVPGPGGGPGDAVSGIDAVLDPDIEGEDEMGLAVISGLVDDVEVTSGESGGTIRMSWPVSGASESP from the coding sequence ATGGCCACCGTTGAACTCCGCTTCAGCGCCCAGCCCGAACACGTCCGTACGGCCCGCCTGGTCGCGGCCGCCGTGGCGCGCCGGGCGGGTGTGGAGGAAGCCGTCCTCGACGAGGTCCGCCTCGCCGTGGGCGAGGCCTGCTCGCGTGCCGTCGGACTGCATCGCAGCATCGGACTGACCGCGCCCGTCCGGGTGGTCCTGACCGAGGAGGAGAAGGTCTTCTCCATCGAGGTCGGCGACGGGGTTCCCGGACCGGGCGGCGGCCCGGGCGATGCCGTGTCGGGCATCGACGCCGTCCTGGACCCCGACATCGAGGGCGAGGACGAGATGGGCCTCGCCGTGATCAGCGGGCTCGTCGACGACGTCGAGGTGACCAGTGGGGAATCGGGCGGGACCATCCGGATGAGCTGGCCGGTCTCGGGAGCCTCCGAGTCACCGTAG